DNA from Halorarum salinum:
CATCGGCCTCGCCGCGTGGACCCAGGCCGCCGGCGGTTCGGTGCTCGGCGCGTCGATGGCCCACCTGCTGGTGTACGGCTTCATGAACACCGGCGCGTTCCTGTTCGTCGCGCTCGCCGAACACTGGGAGATCGGCCGGACGTTCGAGGACTACGCGGGACTCGGCGCCCGCGCGCCGATGGCCAGCGTGGCCATGTCCGTGTTCATGTTCTCGCTCGCGGGGCTGCCGCCGTTCGGCGGCTTCTTCTCGAAGTACTTCCTGTTCGCGGCGGCCGTGGGCGCGGGCTACTGGTGGCTCGCGGCCGTCGGCGCGATCAACAGCGCGCTGTCGCTGTTCTACTACAGCCGCGTCGTGAAGGCGCTCTGGTTCGACGAGGCGACGACGGAGTTCGACCTCGGCGAGACGCCGACGGCGCTGTACGCCGCGGTCGTGTTCGCCGCGGTCGCGACGCTGCTGCTGCTGCCCGGCTTCGGCCCGGTCATCGAGACGGCCGAGGCGGCCGCGGCGGCGCTCGTTCCCTAGCCGTCGGGGTTTCTCGTTCGACGGTTCCGCGGGTTTTCGTTCGGCAGTTCTCGATCGATGAGCGTCGCGGCTGCCGTGGTGGTCTCGAACGTTCCCGCGGCTCTCGGTTTCGGGGCTAGTCCGTTGGTCGTGCCGTAGCTCCCGAAAGCCCCAGCGGTTCTCGACTCGGGGCCTCGCTGCGCTCCTTAGTCGCTCACTCCGTTCGCTCCTTGCGGTGCTAGCTTCGTCCGCCTTCGCCGAGAACCGCGGCCCCTTTCAGTCCCACCCGGACCGCCCCTCGTCCTCCCTTACCTCGGAGCACGCTCCTCGGAACTCACCCTCGCTCGCAGGCTCGCTCGCGTGACCAGCCTCCTGCGCTCCTCGCCTCGGTCGCTCACTACGCTCGCTCCCTCGGCTCCGGGTGCTCGTCCCTCGCGCGCGTGTGCTCGCGCCACAGGGGCGCTCGCGTCGCACGCGCCGGCCGGTTCGTCGTCCAGTCGTCGCGACCCGGGGAGGCCGACGCGAACCCCACACCCGCCTCAGCCCGTGAGCGAGTTGTTCGCGACCCGGTTCCCCGAGGACCGGACGACGGACACGCCGCGGGCGTTGTCCGAGCCGACGTTGCCCGCGACCACGTTGTCGTCGCTCGAGATAAGGAGCACGGCGGTGTCGCTGCTCGATCGGATCACGTTGTCCGTGACCCGGTTTTCGTCGCTGGAGCGGAGTCTGACCCCGACCGCGTTCCCGTCGGCGACGTTGCCCGAGACGACGTTCCCGCTCGACAGGTCCGCGAGGAAGATCCCGTAGAACCGGTTCGACACCGCGTTGTCGACGACCCGGTTCCCGTCGGCGGCCGAGAGCCAGACGCCGGCCATCCGGTTCCCGGTCGCGTCGGTTCCGGTCACCACGTTCTCGTGGGCGCCGATCAGGACGACGCCGAACTCGTTGCCCGTCGCGGTGGTGTTCGAGAGCGTGTTGTTCCGGGCGCCCCCCTCGACGAGGTGGACGCCGAACAGCCCGTTGCCGGTCGCCGTGTTGTTCGCGAGCGTGTTGTTCGCGCTCGATTCCAGCAGCGAGATGCCCCTGAGTCGGTTGTCGCGGGCGACGTTGTCGGCGACCCGGACCTCGCGCGCGTTCAGGAGCGAGAGCCCCACCCGGTTGTCCGCCGTGACGGTGCCGGCGACCGACCCGTTCGCGACGCCGACGTACCTGATCCCGTCGTCCCAGCCGGTGACGGTCACGTTCCGGACGGTCACGTTCGAGAGGGTCCCGCCCCCGTCCGCCCGGACGACGACGCCGGCGGTGCCGAACGTCCCGACCCCGTCGACCCGGTGGCCGCCCCCGACGAGGACGACGTCGTCCGACCGGATCCGGATGCAGGTGGACGCCTCGCCGTCGACGAGGTCCGCGGTCAGCACGTACCTGCCGGGGTCGGCGATCACCGTACACGAGTCGACGGCCGTGGCGCCGCCGTCGCCCGCAGCCGAGTCCCCGCCCAGCGACGGGGCGGCGGGGGCGGCGGGCGACCCGTCGACGAGCAGCCAGGTCCCGCCGGCGAGGACGCTCGCGAGCAGCAGCGCCAGCGCGAGCGCGCCCGGGCGGGGGCCGTCACCGTCGCGCATCGGTCGGAATCGGTCCGGGACGGCCAAAGTTTTATCGCGGGTCCGGCCCCCGGACGCGCGGTTGGGTTACCTCGGGCGGCCTACTCCCCGAACTTCTCGACCTCGCGCTCGCGGAGTTCGATGCGCCGGGTCTTGCCCGACGAGGTCTTGGGCAACTCGTCCACGAACTCGACCCGCCGCGGGTACTTGTACGGCGCCGTCTCCTCCTTCATGTACTCCTGGAGCTCGCCGGTGAGATCCTCCGAGCCCGAGTACCCGTCCGCGAGGACGACGTACGCCTTCACGACGTTCCCGCGCTCGTCGTGCGGGGAGGCCACGGCGGCGGCCTCCGCGACCGCCTCGTGGCTCACCAGCGCGTCCTCCACCTCGAACGGGCCGATGCGGTAGCCCGCCGAGAGGATGATGTCGTCCGCGCGGCCCTCGAAGAAGAAGTAGCCGTCCTCGTCGAGGCTCGCGAGGTCGCCCGTCCGGTAGTAGTCGCCCGAGAACGTCCTCTCGTCCAGGTTTGGCTTCTCGAAGTAGCCGTCGAAGATGCCCGGGTTGCCCACCGGGACGGCGATCTCGCCGATCTCGTCCGTCCCGACCTCCTCCTCCTCCTGGGTGTCGATGACGGTCGTGCCCAGCCCGGGCGTCGGCTTGCCCATCGAGCCCTCCTTCACGTCGATGCCGGGGTAGTTCGACACGAGCGCGACCGTCTCGGTCTGCCCGTAGCCGTCCCGGGGCGTGATCCCGTAGGCGTCCTGGAGCGCCTCGATCGGCTCGCGGTTCAGCGGCTCGCCCGCCGAGAGCGCCTCCGTCAGGTCGAGGTCGTACGCCGAGAGGTCCGTCTGGGTGAACATCCGGTACTGGGTCGGCACCGCACACAGGCGGGTGACCCCCTCCGCCTCCATCACGGAGAGGAACTCGTCGGCGTCGAACTCGCCCTCGTACAGGAGCTGTGAGGCTCCGGTCGTCAGGCCGACGCCGACGGGCGACCAGAACCACTTCGCCCAGCCGGTCCCCGTGGTCGCCCACAGCAGTTCCTCGTCGAGGTCGACCGGGTCGCTCCCGTCGTCGCCCGAGGCGGCACCGCTCGCCGCCGAGGTGTCGTCGCCCGGCGCCGTCGTCCCCTCGGCGGTGATCCCCCACCAGTACGGGCCGTTCACCAGTTCGAACGCGCGCATCCAGCGGTGCCGGTGGAGCACGGGCTTGGGCTGGCCGGTCGTCCCGGAGGTGTAGTTGATGCTCATCGGCTCTTGCGCGCCGATGGCGGGGCCGTCGTGTTCGTCCGGCTGGCCGTCGAGCAGGTCCCCGAACGACTCCCAGCCGTCGACGTCGCCGTCGAGCGCGATCAGCGTCGAGAGGGGGGTGTCCTCGACCACCGGCTCGACCATGTCGGCCAGGTCCGCGTGGGCAACCATCGTCGTCGCCTCGCAGTCGTTCGCGCGGAACGCGAGGTCCTTCGGCTTCAGCATCGCCGAGCAGGGGACCAGCAGCGCGCCACGCTTCAGCGCGCCCAGCTGGATGGCGAAGGCGTCCGGGTGCCGGGGGACGAGATGCATCACGCGGTCGCCCTCGCCGACGCCCAGTTCGGCGAGCGCGTTCGCGAACCGGTTCGTGTCGCGGGCCAGGTCGGCGTACGTTCGCTCCGCGCGCGTCCCCCCGTCGTCGAGGAACGTCACCGCGACCCGGTCGCCGTGGGCCGCCGCGTGGCCCTCGACGACCGCCGGCAGGTTGTAGTCGTCCGGGACGTCCCACTCGAACTCCGCAACCGCGTCCTCGTATGACACCGCCATACGCGAGGGTGGAAACTATGTGGGTTAATCGTTTGGGTCGTGACCGGGGGTCAGCGAGCGATTCGCCCCCCTCCGACCCCACCGGGGCGACCGGCGAGCCGCCGACCAAGGCGACGAACGGCAGCGACACGTACGCGTCCGACGACGGCCCGGACAGTTAACAACCCACCCGCGGACGAATCGTCAATGAACACGTGGCGCCGCCGGACGGCAGTCTACCTCGCGGCCATCGCGGCGATCATCCTCGCGTACGCGATCGCCTACCACGAGGCCATGCGTGTCTTCGAGGGCGAGCAGCAGACGTTCCTGCACTCGCTCCAGATCGTGGTGGAGACGTTCACCACGACCGGGTTCGGCTCCGACTCGCCGTGGGAGTCGGACGCGATGAACCTCCTCGTGATCGTGATGGACGTCACCGGCGTCCTGCTCATCTTCACGGCGCTCCCGGTGTTCGTGTTCCCCCTGTTCGAGGAGATGCTCTCGACCACGCCACCCACGGCCGTCGAGGACCTCTCCGGCCACGTCGTCGTCTGTGCACACACCTCCCGGGGGCGCGTGCTCCGGAACGAACTCGTCGCGTTCGACGTGCCGTACGTGTTCGTCGTCGGGGACGAGGACGAGGCGATCGACCTCCACGAGGGCGGCGAGCCGGTCGTCCACGGCGACCCGGAGGACGTCGACACCCTCCGGGCCGCCAACGCCGAGCGGGCGACCGCGCTGGTCGCGGACGCCGACGACGAGACGAACGCGAGCGTCGTGCTCTCGGCCCGCGAGGTGTCCGAGACGCTCCGCGTGGTGAGCCTCGTCGAGGACGAGGACGTCGCCGACTACCACCGGTACGCCGGCGCGGACGAGGTCGTCTCGCCCCGGCGGGCGCTCGGGCAGAGCCTCGGCGCGAAGGCGACCCAGACGGTGTCCGACGAACTGGGCGAGGCGGTCGAACTCGGCGAGCACTTCGAGGTGGCCGAACTGCTGGTCCACCGCGACAGCCCGCTCGCCGGGCGGACCGTCGCCGACGCGGGCGTCGGCGAGCGGACCGGCGCGAACATCATCGGCGCCTGGGTGAGCGGCGAGTTCGAGTCGCCGCCGGACCCCGACCGCGTGCTCGACGAGCACACCGTCGTCCTCGCCGCCGGCAGCGAGGAACAGCTCGAGGCGCTGAAACGGCTCACCCTCTCGGAGACGCGGAGGCACCGGCGCGGCCCGGTGATCGTCGCCGGCTACGGCGTCGTCGGGCGGGCGGCCGCCACCGAACTCGCCGCGACCGAGGAGGTGGTCGTGGTCGACCGGGAGGACAAGCACGGCGTCGACGTGGTCGGCGACGTGACCGACCGGGCCACCCTGGAGGAGGCCGGGATCGACGAGGCCCGGTCGGTGCTCATCGCGCTCGGGTCGGACACGACGACCGTGTTCACCGCGCTCGCGGTGAAACAGGTCGCTCCGGAGGTGGAGATCATCGCCCGGGCGAACGACCCCGAGAGCGTCCCGAAGCTGTACCGCGCCGGCGCCGGCTACGTGCTCGCGCTCTCGACCGTCTCCGGACGGATGCTGGCGTCGTACCTGCTCGAGGAGGACGTGCTCCGCCCGGAGTCCCAGATCGAACTCGTCCGGATGAGCGCCCCCCACCTCCGCGGCCGGTCGCTCGGCGGGGCCGACGTGCGCGCCCGGACCGGATGTACGGTCGTCGCCATCGAACGCGACGGCGCCGTGATCGGCGACGTCGGGCCGGACACGGTCGTCCGAAAGGGGGACACGCTCGTCGTCGCCGGCACCGACGAGTCGGTCGCCCGGTTCAGCGAGCGACTCGCCTGACCCCCGCGGGCCCGAGCGGCGCGACGGGCGAACCCGCGACCACCCAGGCGACGAACAGCAGCGCCCCGGCCAGTTCCGGGAGCGCCAGCCCGGGGCCCGGTCGGATTCGGGCGATCCACGCGGCCCAGACGAGGAGGTGGAGTCCGGCGGCGACCAGCGCCGCCCGCCCCCCGGTCGTCGTCAGCCGGCCGAGGCCGTCGACCGCCATCGTCGCCGTCGCGAGCAGGTAGAACGCGAGCGCGGCGGGGAAGTGAAGCGGGCCGCCGGCCGGAAACGCCCCGACGCCCGCCATCGCGACCACCGAGAGCGCGAACGTCGCCGCCGGGATGCGCCCCGCCCCCTCCCCGGCCCGCCACAGCGCCCACGCGTACGGGAGCGCGAACGCGCCCCCGAGGAGGAGGCCCCCGTTGAAGGGGGGCGCCGTCCCCGGGGCGACGCCGAGGTCCGAGAGCGCGTCCGCCCGCCAGGAGAACCACGGCGCGACGAGCGCCGCCGCGAGGATGGCGAGGACCGTGCCGACGGCCGCGGCAGCGCCGACGACCGCGGCGGGCCGCGAACGCGATCGGGTTGCCATCGAGGGCCGTCTCTCGGCGGGGGGTGATAGTCGTTCGTGAACCGCCGACGGCGAGTCGAGTTCCGTTCCGGGTCCCCGGCGAGCCGAGTCCCGTTTCGGGCCCCGGCGGGCCAGTCCCGTTCCGGATCCCCGGCGGAGCCGGTCGCTCGCGGTCGGCGCCGGAATCGGCCGCCGGACTTCCGGCTCCCGCACCCTTTTGCCAGTTCCGGGCACAGAGCGACCATGACGCTCACCCTCCCGTCGATCGGGCTCGGCACCTCCGGCATGGACGACTCCGAGGAGTGCACCGCGGCCGTGGCCGAGGCCCTCGAGACGGGCTACCGCCACGTCGACACCGCCCGGATGTACGGCAACGAGGCCGCCGTGGGGGAGGGACTCGCCCGCGCCGACGTCCCGCGGGAGGAGGTGACGCTCGCGACGAAGGTCCACCCCGACGACCTCGCCTACGACGACGCGAAGCGCACGGCACGGGAGTCGCTCGACCGCCTCGGCGTCGACTCGGTCGACATGCTGTACGTCCACTGGCCGACGTCGGCGTACGACCCGGAGGGGACGCTGCGCGCGATGGACGAACTCCGCGACGAGGGGGTCTGCGAGCACGTCTGCCTCTCGAACTTCACGCCGGACCTGCTCGCGGAGGCCCGGGAGCGACTCGACGCGCCAGTCGCGGCCCACCAGGTCGAGTGTCACCCCCGGCTCCGACAGGAGGAACTCCGGGCGGACGCCCGCGAGCACGGCTACCCGCTCGTCTGCTACTCGCCGCTCGGACAGGGGGAACTGCTGGACGATCCGACCCTCTCGGAGATCGCGGGAAAGCACAGCTCCCCGACCGCGGCGGTCTGTCTCGCGTGGGCGTTCCAGCAGGACGCGCTCGTCCCGATCCCGAAGGGGACGGGCGAGCACGTGCGGGCCAACTACGGGGCGCTCAATCTCACGCTCGACGCCGAGGACCTCGACCGGATCGCGGGGCTCGAGGAACGCCGGTTCGTGGACCCCGACTCGGCCCCCTGGAACTGACGGCGCGGGGCCGACGAGGCGGGTGAGCGCCACGGTGACCCGAGCACGGCCCGCGGGAGAACGTAGCGCGGTCGCGGCGGTCAGCGGAGCGAGGGTCGCCGGCCGAGGAGGCGGTTCAGGAGGAGCAGGCCGAGGTAGCCGATCAGCCCAACCGTGAACACCAGCACGGGCAGGATGAACGGCCCGAACGTCTCCACGAGCGCGTCGACCGGACCCAGTCCCATGGCCCGGGCGTCGCGCGCGAACGGTTTACCGCTTCGGGTCGGCGTCGGCCGGCACGGTGCCTGCCGCCCCGAGCGGAGTGCCGCCCGCCGTCGCGCCCGCGCCGTCTCTGACGGTGACGTCCCGCCGGGGGAACGGGATCTCGATGCCCGCCTCCCGGAGCCCGTCGTGGATGCCGCGGTTCAGCCGGTGGGTCGCCTTCGCGTTCCGGGTCGGCGACGCGACCCAGCAGAGCAGTTCGTACTCCAGCGCCGAGTCGCCGAACGAGCGGAAGCGCATCCGCGGACGCGGCGAGTCGAGCACGAGCGACTCGGCCTCGGCGACGCCGATCACCAGCGCCTCGAACTCGTCGAGGTCGGTCCCGTAGGCGACGCCGATCGGCACCCGTATCCGGCGTCGACGGCCCGGCGCGGACTGGTTGATGACCCGCGACGCGTTGAGCACGGAGTTTGGCACCGTGACCAGCACCTCGTCGCGGGTCCGGAGCGTGGTCGACCGGACGCCGACCTTGACGACGGTGCCCGCGTCGCCCGAGTCGAGTTCCACGTAGTCGCCGACGCGGTAGGTGTCGTCGAAGTAGAGCGCGATGCCGCCGAAGAAGTTGGCCACCGTGTCCTTCGCGGCGAAGCCGACCGCGATGCCGGCGATGCCCGCGCCGGCAAGCAGCGGCGACACGTCGATCCGCCAGATCGAGAGGACGAGCGCCAGCGCGCCGACGAGCACCGCGAGCGTCCAGACGTTCGAGACGACGGGCGCGAAGTCGTAGCGCGCGCCCGACCCCTGGAGGTGGTCGACCGTCCGGTTCACCGCGTCGTTGAGCGCCCACGCCCACAGGAGGACGACGACGGTGAGCGCCGGCCGGCCGAAGAACGACTCCAGCGTCGCCGGCGCCACGGGCACCGCCGCGACGACCGCGGGGAGTCGCGTGAGCGCGTACACGCCGACGAGCGCGAAGGTGAGCACGAACGGGACGCGCACCGCCTCGAGGACCCCTTCGTCCAGTTCCGTCTCCGTCCGGGCGACCGCCCGGCGGGCGAGCGCGACGGCGCCGACCTCCGCGAGGACGGCCGCGCCGAGGGAGGCGGCGAGCACGGCGACCGCGGCCTGCCACGGGGGGAGCGAGTTCACCGTCGTGCCGACGTCCATGCCGCCCGGAACCCGGGGGACGGGATAACCCTTCCCGTCCGTCCCGTCTGTTCAGGTTTATCCCCGATAGCGCCCAATCCCGTGCCGTGTATCGAACGGGCCACCTCGGCGTGGCGATGGCGCTGTTCGCGCCGGTCGCCCACTGGCTGGTGACCGCGGGCTATCCGGGCCTCGCCGTCCTGACGGGCGCGGCGGCGCTGGCGCTCGCGGTCGTGCCCGACCTCGACCTGTCGGTGCCGGGGCTCTCCCACCGCGGGGTCACCCACTCGCTCGCCTTCGCGCTGGCCGCGGGCGCCTGCTGTGGGGCGCTCGCGGCCCGGGGCCTGCCGGCGCTCGGCGTCGCCGTCCCCCCCGCGGTGTCCGCCTTCGCCTTCGGCTTCCTGCTCGGGTTCGGGTCGATACTCGGTCACCTCGCGGCCGACGTCATCACCCCGATGGGGGTGCCGTTCCTCTGGCCGGCGTCCCGTCGGTGGTCGCTGGGCGTGACGCCGTCGCGGGACCCGGTCTGGAACGGGGGCCTGTTCGCGCTCGGGACGGCCTCGCTTGGGCTGTCGATGGGACTCGCGCTCGGAGCGGTCTGACCGGGGTGGGCGCCGACCCGCAGCGAACGCGTGGCGCTCACCGACTCCCGTACTCGAACCCGAGCGCGCGCGAGACGTGGACCACACGCCGGACCAGCCACCCGCCGCCCCCGACCGCGAGCAGGCCGAGGACGGTCAGCGCGATGGCGTCCGGGTGCGCCCGGTCGAGCGCGCAGGCCAGCGTCTCGGTCGCGCAGGCGCCGAACAGTTCCCGCCGGATCGCGCCGAGGTACACCAGCGCGGCCCCCATGCCGGCCGACGCGACGCCGGCGAGCGCCCGGCGTCCGACCTCGGCGGCCGTCGGCGGGTCGGCCGTGATCGCCTCCACGTCCGCCCGCCGGGGCCCGGCGGCCCGCGAGCACAGCGCGGACCCCAGCAGGAGCAGCGCGGCCGGCGCGAGCAGGAAGCCGATGGACGTCGTCCCGACGACGGCGAGCGTCGCCTCGAGGAGGGCGGCCAGCGGGACGAGCGCGGTTCGGCCCGTCCACGCGCCGACGGCGCCCGCGAGCGGGAGGAGGAGGGCGCCGACGAGCACCCACCAGGCGTAGAAGACGTCGGCGAGCGGGTCGGGGAGCAGGAGGACGACCCCCGCGACGGCGCCGGCCACGACCGAGAGGGCGGCCAGCAGGCGGCCGACCCGTCGGAACGACGCGGACTGATTCGGAGGCATACGTCCACTTGGCCGGCAGCCGACAAGTACTCTCGGCGGAGCTCGCCGTGCGTCCGGGTTCGGGCGGTACGGTCCCGTTTCCTCCCCGAAGGAGCGAGTAGGCCGACGTTTCTCCCCGCCGGCGCCGTCCGGGCCGACGGTCCGGAGCCGACGCTTTAAGCCACGGCTCGCCGAACCCACCGCCCATGAGCGACCAGGCCGACGTCGAGCCCGCCCTGAACGACGACGCCCAGCGACGGTTCCCGGTCCCCGACTACGAGGACGTCCCCGAGGACCTCCGGGAGCGCATCGCCGAGGAGACGGAGCGGGCCGGCTTCACGCCGAACGTCTTCGCCGCGCTGGCGTACAAGCCGAGCCACTTCCGCGCGTTCGTCGACTACCACGACGCGCTCGTCGACGACACCGCCCTCGACCGCGAGGAGGTGGAGATGATCATCGTCGCCGTCTCCGGGCGGAACCACTGCCTCTACTGCAACGTCGCCCACGGCGCGCTCGTGCGCATCTACGCGAAGGATCCGCAACTGGCCGACCAGCTCGTCTCGAACCACCGGACCGCGGACGTGAGCGACCGTCGGATGGCGATGCTGGAGGTGGCGGTGAAGCTGACCGAGGAGCCGGACGCCGTGACGGAGGCCGACCTCGACATGCTCGTGGAGGCGGGTTTCAGCGAGGAGGAGGTGTGGGACGTCGGCGCGATCGCCGCCTTCTTCAACCTCAGCAACCGGATGGCGACGTTCGCCGACTGGCGCCCGAACGGGGAGTTCTACACGCTCGGCCGGTAGCGGTCGCTCGGGAACGGAAACTGGAGTACGGGGGACTCGGGAAACGGACGAGGCGGTGTGAGACGCCCGTTCAGGCCGCGTCGGCCTCGTACGGCTCCGGGACCGCGGCGATGAGGTCGAGCGGGTCCGCGTCGCCCTCGACGGTCACGGTGTCGGTCCCCTCGTCGGCGCGCACGTCCTCGACGCCCGCCACGTCCGAGAGCGCCGTCTCGACGCTCTCCTCGCAGCCGCCGCAGGTCATGCCGGTCACGTGGAGTTCGGTTGGCATGGGGGAGGCTACGGACGCCGTCCCAAAGCGGGTTTCGGTTCGCCGCCCGCCGGCGACGCCCGGGAGTTTGGTTTCCAAATTACTCGGGCGGATAGAGGGTTAGGTACCAAAGTTTACTCCCCGTTCATCCGAACTACGAAAGTGGAAAGCCGCTTGAAGGTGGAGCCCCTACGAACGCGTAATGAGCGAGCGAACCCGCGTCACCGTCGGGATAACCGGCATGACCTGCGCGAACTGCTCGGCGACCATCGAGGACGCGCTGGCGGATCTCGAGGGCGTCTCGGCGGACGTGAACTACGCGACCGACGAGGCGACCGTCGAGTACGACCCGGAGCGTACCTCGCTCTCGTCCGTGTTCGGGGCGATCGAGGACGCCGGCTACGAGCCGATCGCGGAGACGGTTTCGGTCGGTATCACGGGGATGACCTGCGCCAACTGCTCTGGGACCATCGAGGACGCCGTGGGAGCGCTCCCCGGCGTCTTCGACGTGGACGCGAACTACGCGACCGACGAGGCCACCGTGAGCTACGTGCCGTCGGCGACGACGCGCGCGGAGATCTACGACGCCGTCGAGGCGGCGGGCTACGAGCCCATCCGCGGCGACGACGGGGAGGGCGGCGAGGCCTCCGAATCCGATCGCCGCGAGGCGGCCCGGGAGGGCGAGATCCGGCGACAGCTCAGGCTGACCCTGTTCGGCGCCGCGCTGACCGCGCCGCTCCTGCTGTTCATGGCCGACAACCTGCTGCTCGGGGGGAGCCTGCTTCCGGACGAGGTGGCGGGCTACTCCGTCGGCTGGGCCGAGTTCCTGCTCGCGACGCCGGTCCAGATCGTGCTCGGCAAGCCGTTCTACGAGAACTCCTACAAGGCGCTCGTGAAGAACGGGCGCGCGAACATGGACGTGCTCATCGCGCTGGGCTCGACGACGGCGTACGTCTACTCCGTCGTCGCGCTGATCGGCGTGCTCCCGGAGGCCGGCCTCTACTTCGACACGGCCGCGCTCATCCTCGTGTTCATCACGCTCGGCAACTACCTCGAGGCCCGATCGAAGGGCCGGGCGAGCGAGGCGCTCCGCTCGCTGCTGGAGATGGAGGCCGAGACGGCGACGGTCGTCCGGGAGGACGACGGGGCGTCGGAGACGCCCCGGGCGGACGGCGAAGCAGTCGACGCCCGCGAGGAGGAGGTCCCACTGGAGGACGTCCAGGTCGGCGACCGACTGAAGGTCCGCCCCGGCGAGAAGATCCCGACGGACGGCGTCGTCCGGGAGGGCGAGTCGGCGGTCGACGAGTCGATGGTCACCGGCGAGTCGATGCCCGTCTCGAAGGAACCGGGCGACGAGGTCGTCGGATCGACCGTGAACGAGAACGGCGTGCTGATCGTCGAGGCGACGAAGGTCGGCGAGGAGACGGCGATCCAGCAGATCGTCCAGCGCGTGAAGGAGGCGCAGTCGCGCCAGCCCGAGATCCAGAACGTCGCGGACCGCATCTCGGCGTACTTCGTCCCCGCGGTCGTCGCGAACGCCCTGCTGTGGGGCGCCGTCTGGTATCTCGCGCCCGAGGCGCTCGCCGGGTTCGTGAGCGGCCTCCCGCTGTGGGGGCTCGCGGCGAGCGGCCCGGCCGCGGTCGGCGCCTCGGAGTTCGCCGTGCTCGTGTTCGCCGCCGCGGTGCTCATCGCCTGCCCCTGCGCGCTGGGGCTCGCGACGCCCGCGGCGACGATGGTCGGGACCGGCATCGGCGCCCGGAACGGCGTGCTGTTCGAGGGCGGCGACGTCCTGGAGCACGTGAAGGACGTGGACGCGGTCGTCTTCGACAAGACGGGGACGCTCACGGAGGGCGAGATGACGCTCACCGACGCCCGCGTCGTGACGCCCGCGGCCGACGGGGCCGTGCCGGAGGACGCGGGGACAGCCGACGCCGAGGCCGGCGCGGGACGCCCGAGGGACGTGACCGAGTCGTTCCTCCTCGAGGTCGCGGCGACCGCCGAGAGCGGGAGCGAGCACCCCATCGGCGAGGCGGTCGTCGCCGGCGCCGGCGAGCGCGGCGTCGAATCCGGCGAGCTCGACGTGCTCCAGAACGTCTCCGGCCGGGGCATCCGCGCGCGGACCGAGCACGGCACCGTCGTCGTCGGCAAGCCGGACCTGCTCGCCGACGAGGGCGCGGACCCCGAGCCGGCGCGGGACGCGATGGCCGAACTGGAGGAGGAGGGCAAGACCGCCGTCCTCGTCGCGCTCGACGGGGAACTGCTCGGCGTGCTCGCGGTCGCCGACGAGGTGAAGCCGACCGCGGCGGAGGCGGTCGCGTCGCTCCGGGAGCGCGGCGTGACGGTCCACATGATCACGGGCGACAACGAGCGGACCGCCCGCGCGGTCGCCCGGGAGGTCGGCATCGACGGCGCGAACGTCCGGGCGGGCGTCCTCCCGGAGGACAAGGCCGACGCGGTCGAGTCGATCCAGGCCGACGGCTCGAGGGCGATGATGGTCGGCGACGGCGTCAACGACGCGCCGGCGCTCGCGTCCGCCTTCGTCGGCGTCGCCATCGGCTCGGGCACCGACGTCGCCATCGAGGCCGCCGACGTGACCCTGATGCGCTCGGACCCGCGGGACGTGGTGAAGGCGATCAACGTCTCGGAGGGGACGCTCGCGAAGATCGAGCAGAACCTGTTCTGGGCGCTCGGCTACAACACCGCGATGATCCCGCTGGCCTCGCTGGGGCTGCTCCAGCCGGTGCTGGCGGCCGGCGCGATGGCGTTCTCGTCGGTGTCGGTGCTCGCGAACAGCATGCTGTTCCGGAAGTACGAGCCCGACGACCGCTACCGCCTCCTCGGCCGGTTCCGGTAGCCTCCCGCGGTACGGCGGCGGTCGCCCGGGCGCGGACGCCGCTCCGGCGGGGCGGCGGTGCCGACGTTCT
Protein-coding regions in this window:
- a CDS encoding mechanosensitive ion channel family protein, whose translation is MDVGTTVNSLPPWQAAVAVLAASLGAAVLAEVGAVALARRAVARTETELDEGVLEAVRVPFVLTFALVGVYALTRLPAVVAAVPVAPATLESFFGRPALTVVVLLWAWALNDAVNRTVDHLQGSGARYDFAPVVSNVWTLAVLVGALALVLSIWRIDVSPLLAGAGIAGIAVGFAAKDTVANFFGGIALYFDDTYRVGDYVELDSGDAGTVVKVGVRSTTLRTRDEVLVTVPNSVLNASRVINQSAPGRRRRIRVPIGVAYGTDLDEFEALVIGVAEAESLVLDSPRPRMRFRSFGDSALEYELLCWVASPTRNAKATHRLNRGIHDGLREAGIEIPFPRRDVTVRDGAGATAGGTPLGAAGTVPADADPKR
- a CDS encoding metal-dependent hydrolase, producing the protein MYRTGHLGVAMALFAPVAHWLVTAGYPGLAVLTGAAALALAVVPDLDLSVPGLSHRGVTHSLAFALAAGACCGALAARGLPALGVAVPPAVSAFAFGFLLGFGSILGHLAADVITPMGVPFLWPASRRWSLGVTPSRDPVWNGGLFALGTASLGLSMGLALGAV
- a CDS encoding heavy metal translocating P-type ATPase encodes the protein MSERTRVTVGITGMTCANCSATIEDALADLEGVSADVNYATDEATVEYDPERTSLSSVFGAIEDAGYEPIAETVSVGITGMTCANCSGTIEDAVGALPGVFDVDANYATDEATVSYVPSATTRAEIYDAVEAAGYEPIRGDDGEGGEASESDRREAAREGEIRRQLRLTLFGAALTAPLLLFMADNLLLGGSLLPDEVAGYSVGWAEFLLATPVQIVLGKPFYENSYKALVKNGRANMDVLIALGSTTAYVYSVVALIGVLPEAGLYFDTAALILVFITLGNYLEARSKGRASEALRSLLEMEAETATVVREDDGASETPRADGEAVDAREEEVPLEDVQVGDRLKVRPGEKIPTDGVVREGESAVDESMVTGESMPVSKEPGDEVVGSTVNENGVLIVEATKVGEETAIQQIVQRVKEAQSRQPEIQNVADRISAYFVPAVVANALLWGAVWYLAPEALAGFVSGLPLWGLAASGPAAVGASEFAVLVFAAAVLIACPCALGLATPAATMVGTGIGARNGVLFEGGDVLEHVKDVDAVVFDKTGTLTEGEMTLTDARVVTPAADGAVPEDAGTADAEAGAGRPRDVTESFLLEVAATAESGSEHPIGEAVVAGAGERGVESGELDVLQNVSGRGIRARTEHGTVVVGKPDLLADEGADPEPARDAMAELEEEGKTAVLVALDGELLGVLAVADEVKPTAAEAVASLRERGVTVHMITGDNERTARAVAREVGIDGANVRAGVLPEDKADAVESIQADGSRAMMVGDGVNDAPALASAFVGVAIGSGTDVAIEAADVTLMRSDPRDVVKAINVSEGTLAKIEQNLFWALGYNTAMIPLASLGLLQPVLAAGAMAFSSVSVLANSMLFRKYEPDDRYRLLGRFR
- a CDS encoding peroxidase-related enzyme (This protein belongs to a clade of uncharacterized proteins related to peroxidases such as the alkylhydroperoxidase AhpD.), with the translated sequence MSDQADVEPALNDDAQRRFPVPDYEDVPEDLRERIAEETERAGFTPNVFAALAYKPSHFRAFVDYHDALVDDTALDREEVEMIIVAVSGRNHCLYCNVAHGALVRIYAKDPQLADQLVSNHRTADVSDRRMAMLEVAVKLTEEPDAVTEADLDMLVEAGFSEEEVWDVGAIAAFFNLSNRMATFADWRPNGEFYTLGR
- a CDS encoding heavy-metal-associated domain-containing protein — encoded protein: MPTELHVTGMTCGGCEESVETALSDVAGVEDVRADEGTDTVTVEGDADPLDLIAAVPEPYEADAA